The genomic stretch TCCAAGTCGTCGGGCAAACCGATTCTGCTGTCGGTCGGCTATTCGGCGTGCCACTGGTGCCACGTGATGGCGCATGAATCCTTTGAAGACGAGGGAATCGCCGCGCTCATGAACGAGCTGTTCGTGAATATCAAGGTGGATCGCGAAGAGCGGCCGGATATCGACCAGATCTACCAGACCGCGCATGCCATGCTCACGCAACGCTCAGGTGGCTGGCCGCTGACGATGTTCCTCACGCCTGATACCACGCCGTTTTTCGGTGGCACGTACTTCCCCAAGAGTGCGCGCTATGGTTTGCCGGGCTTTGGCGATCTGTTGACGCGCGTCGCCGCATTTCATCGTGAACAAGGTGAGAGCATTCGGGAACAAAACCAGGCGCTGGTGGCCGCATTGGATGCGCGTAGCGGAACGGCGCCGACTGAAGCACCGGAATTCAGTCGCGAGCCCATCATGGCGGCCCGCCGGCAATTGCTGGATTCGTTCGATGCGCGTCGCGGCGGCTTTGGCAGCGCGCCAAAATTCCCCCATCCGGAAATGATCGAATTCTGCCTGCGGCGCTTTGGGGAAAGCGGCGATATGCAAGCGCGCCACGTCGGCTGCTTTACGCTGGAGCGAATGTGCCGGGGCGGCATATTCGACCAATTGGGCGGCGGCTTTGCCCGCTATTCGGTGGATGCCGAGTGGGCGATTCCACATTTTGAAAAAATGCTCTACGACAACGGTCCGCTGTTGCGATTGCTGGCCGATGCGTGGCTTGTCGCCGAGAGCAGCGAGCAGAAGGCGCTGTTTGTGCATTGCATTGAAGAGACGGCGGCATGGGTAATGCGCGAGATGCAATCGCCGGCGGGGGGTTACTACTCCACGCTGGACGCGGACTCGGAGGGCCACGAAGGCAAGTTTTATGTATGGACGCCCGCGCAGCTTAAGGCATTGCTCACTGCGGATGAATGGCGCGTGGTTGAACCGCATTACGGCCTGGGTCGTGCCGCTAATTTTGAAGGTGCGTTCTGGCATTTCAATGTCACCGTGCCGCTGCCCGCCGTCGCAAGCTCGCTTGATGTGCCGCTACACCAATGCGAAGCCTGGCTGGCCAGCGCACGCGCAAAACTTCTCGCGGCGCGCGAACAGCGCGTCCACCCCGGCCGCGACGAAAAAATCCTGACGAGCTGGAATGCGTTGATGATCGAGGGCATGGCCCATGCGGGGCGAATATTGGGCCACGCCGAATGGATTGAATCGGCAAGGCGCGCGCGCGATTTCATCGCGGCGACGATGTGGCAGAACAAACGGCTTCTTGCCACCCACAAGGACGGCAAGACCCATCTGAATGCGTATCTGGATGACTATGCCTATCTGCTGAAGGCGCTGATCGAACTCTTGCAAGCAGACTTTCGTGTGGAGGATGTCGCCTTCGCGCAATCGATCGCCGATGTTTTGCTCGCCCAATTCGAAGATACGGAACGCGGCGGCTTCTTTTTCACCAGCCACGATCACGAGCCGCTGATCCAGCGTCCCAAGCCGGGGCCCGACAATGCGACGCCCTCGGGCAACGGAGTGGCCACGTTCGCGCTGCAACGGCTCGCGCACCTGACCGGCGGGTTGCGATTCGAACGCGCCGCCCAACGGACATTGGCCTGCTTTTACCCGGCGATGGACGAACACCCAAGTGGGCACGGAAGCCTGCTGATGGCGCTGGAGGAGTCACTCCGTCCCCCTCGAATATTGATCCTGACCGGCGCGACAGAGGACTTGGACCGTTGGCGGCAAGCGTTGGCAGGCCAATATCGGCCCGACCTGCTTACCCTGACGATACCCAATGAAATGAATGGGGCAAATCAATTGCCGGAGGCACTGCGACGCCCGTTGTCCCCGACGGTCAACGCGTGGCTCTGCATGGGCGTTAGTTGCCTGCCGCCGATCGCGGAAATTGCCCAATTGCAAGCAACGCTGAAACCCCCTATAGTGCCGCCTGTCGTATAAATCAATTCAATACTGCAATAGCACATTCTCTGGAGAGTCCCATGAAACGAATCGTCATCGCCATCGCCGCCGCCCTCGCTTTTGTGGGTACCGCGCAAGCCAGTGAAGAACTGGCCAAAAAGAACAATTGCCTCGCCTGCCACAAAGTCGAAGGAAAACTGGTCGGCCCCGCCTACAAGGACATCGCCGCCAAGTACAAGGGCAACGCGAAAGCCGAAGCCATGTTGATCGACAAGGTCAAAAAAGGCGGCACAGGCGTATGGGGTCCAATTCCGATGCCGCCAAATGCGGCTGCCAAGGATGAGGATATCAAGGCCCTCGTGAAATGGGTACTTACACTCAAGTAAGCGGTTACAAACAAAAAAAGGCCAGTGTCTCGCTGGCCTTTTTTCTTTTATGCCTTTTCCCCAAGGCAAATCGTTTGACAAGGCCTAAATTCCGTTCGCATAATTGCGTTTGTTTCGGTCGATTTCCCCGATTTTCCATCCCCTATTTCCGGAGTTCTTCAGATGAAAATGTCCTACAAGATTTTGTTTGCCACCCTGTTGGCGGCTGGAGTCGTCGGCTGCGGTAAAGAAGCGGCCAAACCGGCACCCAAAGCGGAAGTTGTGGCCGAACCGACCGTTAGCGTGGTCATCGCCCACGCCGGTCCATTGACGGGTTCGATTGCACACTTGGGCAAGGACGATGAAAACGGGGCGCATCTCGCGATCGACCAGGTCAACGCCAAAAAGATCAAGATTGACGGCAAAGTCCTGAACATCAAGTTCATGAGCGAGGACGACCAGGCAGATCCGAAAGTCGGCACGACGATCGCGCAAAAACTGGTCGATGCCAAAGTCGTCGCCGTGATTGGTCACCTGAATTCCGGCGTGACCATTCCCGCCTCCGAGATTTACAACAAAGCCGGCATCCCGGTTATTTCCGGTGCCGCCACCAACCCGACGCTGACCGAACGCGGCCTGAAGAATGTATTTCGTACCGTTGGTCGCGATGACCAGCAGGGCCCGGCACTGGCAACGTTTATTGCCAACGAATTGAAGGGCAAGAAAGTCGCGCTGATCGACGACAAAACCGCCTATGGCGAGGGTCTCGCCAATGAAGTGGAAAAAACCCTCAAGGCCGGCAAGATCAATCCGATCGCCCGCGAGCGCACCACCGACAAGGAAACCGATTTCAAGGCCATTCTCACCAAAATCAAGGCAAAGAGCCCGGACGTGGTTTTCCACGGCGGGATGGATGCCACCGGCGGCCCATTGCTGAAGCAGGCGCGTGAACTTGGCATCAAGGCAATATTTGTATTCGGCGATGGCGCCTGCACCAACGAGATGGCCAAGCTCGCCGGTGACGCCGCGGAAGGCTTTGTCTGCTCGCAGGCCGGTCTGCCGTCGGAAGCTGCCAGCAAGGAATTCCTTGGCGCTTTCAATGCGAAGTACGGCGAAGTCAAACAGTACGCACCGTATTTCTACGACGGCGCAATGGCGATGGTCGAAGCAATGAAGAAAGCCAACTCGGTGGATCCCGTCAAATTCATGCCGGAAGTATTCAACGTGAGCTTCGCTGGCGCCACCGGCAAGGTGGAGTTCGATGCCAAGGGTGATCGCAAAGACGCTGAAATCACCATCTTCAAAATGACCGGCGGCAAGATTGCCCCGGTGTCCATCGTGAAGAACGGCGTGGCCACCACATTCGCCGCGCCCACGCCCGCGGCAGCTCCGGCAGCAGCAGCCCCGGCAGCGGCAGCCCCAGCAGCAGCGCCGGCGAAAGATGCAAAACCTGCCGACGCACCAAAGAAGTAAGCTTCGGCAGACAGGAAAACGGCACCTTGGCGGGTGCCGTTTTTTTATGTGCGTCAATCTGCGGAACGCCCCGCTCGCCCAATCCGCTTCAGGTAACATTCACTGATGGACACCTTCCTCCAGCAACTGATCAATGGACTCACGCTCGGTTGTGTCTATGCCGTGGTCGCGCTGGGTTACACCATGGTGTACGGCATCATCCAGCTCATCAACTTCGCGCATGGCGAGGTGGTGATGATCGGCGCGATGGTGGCGTTTTCCGTCATTACCGCGCTCGCGGGTTCTGGAGTGCCGCCGCTCATGATCGTCCTGCTCGGGGTACTGGCGGCAATACCGGCGTGCGCGCTGGTGGGTTATACCGTTGAGCGCGTTGCCTACCGGCCACTGCGCACCGCGCCGCGGCTGGCGCCCCTGATCACCGCCATCGGCATTTCTATCGTCCTGCAACACCTGGCGTTGCTGATCTGGGGCCGCAACTTCATTTCCTTTCCGCAGATTTTTCCGACGCAAACCTATCAACTCAGCGATTCCGCCAACAGCGCGACCATTACCAATGTGCAGATCATCATCATGGTGTTGTCGGTGGCGATGATGGCCGGGCTATTACTGCTCGTGTACAAGACCCGCATCGGCATCGCCATGCGCGCCACCTCGCAGAATCCGCAAATTGCCGGGCTGATGGGTATCAATATCAACAGCGTTATTTCATTTACCTTTGTGATCGGCGCCGGGCTGGGCGCCATGGCGGGCGTAATGGTCGGAACGTATTACGGCATTGCCCATTACCAGATGGGATTCTTGCTCGGCCTGAAGGCGTTTTCGGCTGCGGTGCTGGGCGGCATCGGCAATCTCGGTGGCGCGGTACTGGGCGGCATATTGATCGGGCTGATCGAAGCGTTCGGGGCGGGATACATGGGTGACGTCACCAACGTATGCTTCCTTGATCAATGGCTTCCCGGCTTCAGCGGCATGTGCGAGGCGAACGCCAATGGGAGCCTGTTCGGCAGCAATTACAAAGACGTTTATGCGTTTATCGTGCTGATCATGGTGCTGGTGTTCCGGCCATCCGGATTGCTGGGCGAACGCGTGGGGGATCGGGCGTGACCACCAATATGTGGAAAGACAACCCGCGCACCAAGTGGATTGGTGTTGCGCTCATCGCCGTTGCCCTTATCGCGCTGCCATTCGTGCTGGCCATGGTCGGCACCGCGTGGGTGCGTATCACCAATTTTGCCATCCTGTTTGTGCTGCTCTCGCTGGGCCTGAATATCGTGGTCGGCTTTGCCGGACTACTCGACCTGGGTTATATCGCTTTCTATGCCGTTGGCGCCTACGTGTATGCGTTGCTGGCGTCACCGCATTTCGGGTTGCACCTGCCATGGTGGATGATCCTGCCTATCGGTGCGTTTGTCGCCTGCGTCTTCGGCATCCTGCTCGGTACACCCACCCTCAAGTTGCGCGGCGACTACCTCGCTATCGTTACACTGGGCTTCGGCGAGATCGTACGCATTTTCATGAACAACCTGTCGGACCCGATCAATATCACCAACGGACCGAAGGGGCTCGCCACGATCGATTCGATCAAGTTGTTCGGTCTCGATTTCGGCATCGATACGCGGCTCGGCGACTTCATTTTGTCGGGGACCATCAAATACTATTTCTTCCTGCTGGTGATCATGTTGATCGTCATTGTCATCAATTTTCGTCTGCAGAACTCGCGCATCGGTCGCGCCTGGGAAGCCATTCGCGAGGATGAAATGGCGGCGCGCGCCATGGGCATCAATACCATGCGACTCAAGCTTCTCGCGTTCGCGATGGGCGCGTCATTCGGGGGAATTGCCGGCGGCATGTTCTCTGCGATCCAGGGATTCATCAGCCCCGAGAGCTTTGTGCTCAATGAGAGCGTGATGGTGCTGGCGATGGTAGTGCTGGGGGGTATGGGCAATATCTGGGGCGTGGTGCTCGGCGCGGTCCTCCTGTCATTCGTACCCGAGGTGCTTCGCTACACGGTCGGCCCCGTGCAAGTGACGCTGTTCGGCAAGATGTGGATCGAGCCGGAAGTACTGCGCATGCTGCTCTTCGGCTTCGCGATGGTGATGATGATGCTGTTCCGGCCGGCGGGAATCCTGCCGTCCGCGCTGCGCAAGCGTGAATTGACGCGGGATGAGAGATGAAGCATGAAGGCTGAACGCTGATGTCTTCCCCAATCCTCGAAATCAGGAATATTTCCAAGCGCTTTGGCGGCCTGACGGCGTTGTCCGAGGTGAGCTTTGCGATTGCCGAAGGCGCGATCTTCGGCTTGATCGGTCCAAACGGTGCCGGCAAAACCACGCTCTTCAATGTGTTGACCGGATTGTATGGTCACGATGAAGGCACGTTTTTGTTTCAAGGCGAACCCCTCAAGGATCTGACGCCGGACCGCATTGCCGCACTGGGCATCGCGCGCACTTTTCAGAATATCCGCCTGTTTGCCAACCTTTCCGCCATCGAAAATGTGATGATCGGTCGGCACGTGCGCACCAAGGCAGGCGTGTGGGGCGCCATCACGCGAAATGCAGCCACCCGCGCCGAAGAAGCGGCCATCGAAAAGCGTGCGCATGAATTGCTGGTGTTTGTCGGACTCGATGCGCGCGCCAACGAGCTGGCCAAACATCTCGCGTACGGTGACCAGCGCCGCCTGGAAATTGCCCGCGCGCTGGCAACCGATCCAAAAATTCTGGCGCTGGATGAACCTGCCGCCGGGATGAATGCAACCGAAAAACAGTCGCTTCGATCCCTGCTGGAATCGATCCGTGCGCAGGGCATCACCATCCTGTTGATTGAGCACGACGTGAAATTGATGATGGGCCTGTGCGATCGCATCGCGGTGCTGGAATACGGCAAAAAAATCGCCGAGGGAATACCCGCCGATGTACAAAGGGACCCCACCGTCATTGAGGCCTATCTGGGCGCGTCAGTTGAGATCGCGGCGTAACTAAAATGGCACTGCTCTCGCTGAAAAATATTCATGTCGGGTACGGCGGCATCAAAGCGGTCAAGGGCATCGATCTTGAAGTCAATTCCGGCGAGCTGGTCACCCTGATCGGTGCAAACGGCGCGGGCAAGACAACGACGCTGAAGGCCATCGTCGGCCTGCTGCATCCCACCCAGGGCACAATCGATTATGACGGTGAGAGCATCATCAACCAACCGTCGCACCGGATCGCGTCGAAAGGACTGGTGCTGGTCCCCGAAGGCCGCGGCGTGTTCCCGAGCCTGACGATCGAGGAGAACTTGCAGATGGGCGCCTACGTGCGCAACGACCGCCATGAAATCGCCGCCGATATCGCGCACAAATACCAGTTATTTCCGCGCCTGAAAGAACGCGCGAAGCAGACGGCTGGCACCTTGTCCGGCGGTGAGCAGCAAATGCTGGCCATCAGCCGCGCACTGATGGCGCGCCCCAAACTGCTATTGCTCGATGAACCCTCGATGGGGTTGGCGCCGATCATGGTGCAGAAGATCTTTGAAGTGGTGCGCGAAGTCTCGAAGAGCGGAATGACAATCCTGCTGATCGAGCAAAACGCCAAGCTCGCGCTGCAAATCAGCCAGCGGGGTTACGTGATGGATGGAGGCTTGATCACGCTTGCCGACGAATCAAAGGCGCTGCTGGCGAATCCGAAAGTCCGGGAAGCGTATCTGGGCGAAAGCTAATGGCTCGCGG from Betaproteobacteria bacterium encodes the following:
- a CDS encoding thioredoxin domain-containing protein; protein product: MTNKLAQSTSPYLQQHAENPVHWHEWGTEALALSKSSGKPILLSVGYSACHWCHVMAHESFEDEGIAALMNELFVNIKVDREERPDIDQIYQTAHAMLTQRSGGWPLTMFLTPDTTPFFGGTYFPKSARYGLPGFGDLLTRVAAFHREQGESIREQNQALVAALDARSGTAPTEAPEFSREPIMAARRQLLDSFDARRGGFGSAPKFPHPEMIEFCLRRFGESGDMQARHVGCFTLERMCRGGIFDQLGGGFARYSVDAEWAIPHFEKMLYDNGPLLRLLADAWLVAESSEQKALFVHCIEETAAWVMREMQSPAGGYYSTLDADSEGHEGKFYVWTPAQLKALLTADEWRVVEPHYGLGRAANFEGAFWHFNVTVPLPAVASSLDVPLHQCEAWLASARAKLLAAREQRVHPGRDEKILTSWNALMIEGMAHAGRILGHAEWIESARRARDFIAATMWQNKRLLATHKDGKTHLNAYLDDYAYLLKALIELLQADFRVEDVAFAQSIADVLLAQFEDTERGGFFFTSHDHEPLIQRPKPGPDNATPSGNGVATFALQRLAHLTGGLRFERAAQRTLACFYPAMDEHPSGHGSLLMALEESLRPPRILILTGATEDLDRWRQALAGQYRPDLLTLTIPNEMNGANQLPEALRRPLSPTVNAWLCMGVSCLPPIAEIAQLQATLKPPIVPPVV
- a CDS encoding c-type cytochrome — protein: MKRIVIAIAAALAFVGTAQASEELAKKNNCLACHKVEGKLVGPAYKDIAAKYKGNAKAEAMLIDKVKKGGTGVWGPIPMPPNAAAKDEDIKALVKWVLTLK
- a CDS encoding branched-chain amino acid ABC transporter substrate-binding protein, with product MKMSYKILFATLLAAGVVGCGKEAAKPAPKAEVVAEPTVSVVIAHAGPLTGSIAHLGKDDENGAHLAIDQVNAKKIKIDGKVLNIKFMSEDDQADPKVGTTIAQKLVDAKVVAVIGHLNSGVTIPASEIYNKAGIPVISGAATNPTLTERGLKNVFRTVGRDDQQGPALATFIANELKGKKVALIDDKTAYGEGLANEVEKTLKAGKINPIARERTTDKETDFKAILTKIKAKSPDVVFHGGMDATGGPLLKQARELGIKAIFVFGDGACTNEMAKLAGDAAEGFVCSQAGLPSEAASKEFLGAFNAKYGEVKQYAPYFYDGAMAMVEAMKKANSVDPVKFMPEVFNVSFAGATGKVEFDAKGDRKDAEITIFKMTGGKIAPVSIVKNGVATTFAAPTPAAAPAAAAPAAAAPAAAPAKDAKPADAPKK
- a CDS encoding branched-chain amino acid ABC transporter permease; its protein translation is MDTFLQQLINGLTLGCVYAVVALGYTMVYGIIQLINFAHGEVVMIGAMVAFSVITALAGSGVPPLMIVLLGVLAAIPACALVGYTVERVAYRPLRTAPRLAPLITAIGISIVLQHLALLIWGRNFISFPQIFPTQTYQLSDSANSATITNVQIIIMVLSVAMMAGLLLLVYKTRIGIAMRATSQNPQIAGLMGININSVISFTFVIGAGLGAMAGVMVGTYYGIAHYQMGFLLGLKAFSAAVLGGIGNLGGAVLGGILIGLIEAFGAGYMGDVTNVCFLDQWLPGFSGMCEANANGSLFGSNYKDVYAFIVLIMVLVFRPSGLLGERVGDRA
- a CDS encoding ABC transporter ATP-binding protein, with product MWKDNPRTKWIGVALIAVALIALPFVLAMVGTAWVRITNFAILFVLLSLGLNIVVGFAGLLDLGYIAFYAVGAYVYALLASPHFGLHLPWWMILPIGAFVACVFGILLGTPTLKLRGDYLAIVTLGFGEIVRIFMNNLSDPINITNGPKGLATIDSIKLFGLDFGIDTRLGDFILSGTIKYYFFLLVIMLIVIVINFRLQNSRIGRAWEAIREDEMAARAMGINTMRLKLLAFAMGASFGGIAGGMFSAIQGFISPESFVLNESVMVLAMVVLGGMGNIWGVVLGAVLLSFVPEVLRYTVGPVQVTLFGKMWIEPEVLRMLLFGFAMVMMMLFRPAGILPSALRKRELTRDER
- a CDS encoding ABC transporter ATP-binding protein; this encodes MSSPILEIRNISKRFGGLTALSEVSFAIAEGAIFGLIGPNGAGKTTLFNVLTGLYGHDEGTFLFQGEPLKDLTPDRIAALGIARTFQNIRLFANLSAIENVMIGRHVRTKAGVWGAITRNAATRAEEAAIEKRAHELLVFVGLDARANELAKHLAYGDQRRLEIARALATDPKILALDEPAAGMNATEKQSLRSLLESIRAQGITILLIEHDVKLMMGLCDRIAVLEYGKKIAEGIPADVQRDPTVIEAYLGASVEIAA
- a CDS encoding ABC transporter ATP-binding protein, producing MALLSLKNIHVGYGGIKAVKGIDLEVNSGELVTLIGANGAGKTTTLKAIVGLLHPTQGTIDYDGESIINQPSHRIASKGLVLVPEGRGVFPSLTIEENLQMGAYVRNDRHEIAADIAHKYQLFPRLKERAKQTAGTLSGGEQQMLAISRALMARPKLLLLDEPSMGLAPIMVQKIFEVVREVSKSGMTILLIEQNAKLALQISQRGYVMDGGLITLADESKALLANPKVREAYLGES